GCCCGCCCGGGACCGTCGGGTCAGGGGCCCGGAGCGCGCGGCTACGCTGCTGGGGTGAGTACGAAGCAGACCCCCGCCGCCGGACCGTCCGCCGCCACCCCGCCCGGCCGGCTCACCGCCGCCGCCGCGCTCACCGCGCTGGAGGGCCTGGCCCTGGCCGGGCTCGGCGTCTACATGCTGTTCGTGGGCATCGCCGGGAACCCGGACTCCCCGCAGCAGGCCGAAACCGGTGGGGTCACCCTGCTGGCGCTCGCCGCACTCCCGCTGATCGCGGCCCGCGGGCTGCGCCTGGGCCGCCGCTGGAGCCGCGGCCCGGCGCTGATCACCCAGCTGATGGCGCTGCCGGTGGCGTGGACGCTGTTCAACACCGGGGGCGCGATGATGGCCGCCGGGATCGCGCTGGTGCTGACGGCGGTGGCCGTCGTCGCACTCCTGGTCCACCCGGCGACGACGGAGGCCCTGGGTATCGGGCCGCGCGACGCCGCCTGAGCGCAATCCTGCTGTTCTTCTGTTCCTCGGCTATTCCTCGACGAGGAGCTTTTCGCGGAGCTGGGCCAGGGTGCGGGCCAGTAGCCGGGAGACGTGCATCTGGGAGATGCCGACCTCCTGGGCGATCTGCGACTGGGTCATGTTGCCGAAGAAGCGCAGCAGCAGGATCCGCTTCTCCCGCGGCGGCAGCCCTTCCAGCAGCGGCTTGAGGGACTCGCGGTACTCGACGCCCTCCAGCGCCTCGTCCTCCGAGCCCAGCGTGTCCGCGACCGCCGGGGACTCGTCGTCCGTGTCCGGGACGTCGAGCGAGAGGGTGCTGTAGGCGTTGGCCGACTCCAGGCCCTCCAGCACGTCCTCCTCGGAGATCCCGAGGCGCTCCGCCAGTTCGTGCACGGTGGGCGAACGCTGGTGCTGCTGCGACAGCTCGGCGGTGGCGGTGGTCAGGGCGAGGCGCAGCTCCTGGAGGCGCCGTGGGACCCGTACCGCCCAGCCCTTGTCGCGGAAGTGCCGCTTGATCTCGCCGACCACGGTCGGGGTGGCGTACGTCGAGAACTCGACCCCCCGGTCCGGGTCGAACCGGTCCACCGACTTGATCAGGCCGATGGTCGCGACCTGGGTCAGGTCGTCCAGCGGCTCCCCGCGGTTGCGGAAGCGCCGCGCCAGGTGCTCGACCAGGGGCAGGTGCATCCTGACCAGCCGGTTGCGCAGCTCCGCCCGTTCCGGGGAACCCTCGGGGAGGGTGCGGAGTTGGACGAAGAGGGCCCGGGCGGCGCTGCGGTCGCGCGGGTCGCGCGTATCGCGGACCTCCCGCACCTCCTCGGGCTCCGTGACGATGTCGTCCGTCGCGATGTCGGCCGCGAGGATTTCGGCCGGCACGTCGGCCGCCGCCGCCGCGTCGTCCGCCGCCGCGTGATCCGTGGTGGCCTGGTCCGCCGCCTCGTCCACGGCGGCCTCCCGCGGCCCGTCGTCCCGCGGCCCGTCGTGCCGCGGGCCCTCGTCCCGTGGGCCGTCGTGCTGTGGCTCGTCCTGCTGGGTCTCGCTCATGGGGCCCGCCCGTCGCTCCGCCGAGTCCGAAAAGCCGTCTTCCGCATCCGCCTCGGCCGGGTGTGGCCGGGCGTTCTGCTGCTCCGGGATGCCGCCGTCGACCTCATGCCGTACTCGGGGCCGTTCCCCGCCCCGTACCGGGGTCTCCCCGCCGCTCACGCCGGGCCTGGTCCCGCGCCGCGCTGTTTGTAAAGGCTGATGCTGACCGTGCGGTCCTCCTCGACCGTGGCCTCGACCTTGCCGGCCAGGGCCGACAGCACCGTCCACGCGAACGTGTCGCGCTCCGGCGCACGCCCGTCCGTGGTCGGCGCCGAGACGGTCACCTCCAACGAGCCTTCCACCAAGCGGAAGACACAGCTGAGGACGGATCCTGGCACGGCCTGCTGGAGCAGGATCGCGCAGGCTTCGTCCACCGCGATGCGGAGGTCCTCGATCTCGTCGAGGGTGAAGTCCAAACGTGCCGCGAGTCCGGCCGTGGCCGTACGCAGCACCGACAGGTAGGCACCCGCGGCCGGCAGCCGGACTTCCACGAAGTCCTGGGTCCCGGGCTCGCCTGCGATCTGGGACACCCTCACCTCCAAGGTGGTACGAGCTGTGTTCGCCGGTGACGCTATCGCGATCCGGGTGATTGTGTCGCGGCACCCCTCACGGACCGACAGCAGTGCACTCGCGGAGCACTCCCACCTACGGCCGGTGACTGATGGTAGGCCAATAGGTACGCACGGTGGGTAGGGGTCTGCGGGCCCAAATCGGGGGAACCGGCGGAGGGTTGACCTACCCCTCCTCAGACGATCGAACCGTCCACGAAACACCAGCGCCAGGTCTCGCCCGGTTCGAAGCTCCGCATCACCGGGTGACCGGTCTTCTGGTGGTGCGCCGTGGCGTGTCGGTGCGGGGAGGAATCGCAGCAGCCCACGTTGCCGCACTCCAGGCACAGCCGCAGCTGTACCGGGTGACTGCCCAGCACCTCGCATTCCGGGCAGGTCAGGGCATGTGGGACGGGCTCGGGGCGCGGCAGTTCGGCAACGTGCTTGCACTCGCTCATGATGGCCAGCGTACGACGACGGTGCGGGCGCGCGACGACTCAAAGACGACTCAGAATGGATCTTCGATGGAGGTATTGCCGCTGGTGGCACTGGTGGCGGGCAGCGCCGCCGTTGCCGGGCTGGCCCGCCGGACCCCGATTCCGGCGCCCCTGCTGCTCGTCGCGGCCGGGCTGATCGCCGCCTACGTCCCGGGCGTGCCGTCGTACGCCCTCGACCCGCACATCGTGCTGCCGCTGCTGCTCCCGCCGCTGCTGCACACCGCGGCGGTGGACAGCTCGTACCTGGACCTGCGGGCCAACCTGCGGCCGGTCGCGCTGCTGTCGGTGGGGTACGTGCTCTTCGCGACGGTGGCCGTGGGGTACGCCGCCTACCTGGTCGTACCGGACCTCTCGCTGCCCGTGGCGCTGGTGCTCGGCGCGGTGATCGCACCGCCGGACGCGGTCGCGGCCACCGCGATCGCGCGGCGGCTCGGGCTGCCGAACCGGATGACGACCATCCTTCAGGGTGAGTCCCTGGTCAATGACGCCACCGCGATCACCGCCTACAAGGTGGCCCTGGCCGCGGTCGTCGGCGTCGGCGCGGGCTGGTCGGAGGGCATCACCGAGTTCCTGCTGGCCTCGGTGGGCGGCGTCGGCGTCGGCCTGGTGCTGATGGTGCCGATCCACCACCTGCGCACCCGGCTGCGGGAGCCGCTGCTGCAGAACACGCTCTCGCTGCTGATCCCCTTCGTGGCGTACGCGGCGGCCGAGCGGGTGCACGCCTCCGGGGTGCTGGCCGTGGTGGTCGTCGGCCTGTACCTCGGGCACCGGAACTGGCAGGTCGACTTCGCCACCCGGCTCCAGGAGGAGGCGGTGTGGAAGGTGGTCGCCTTCGTGCTGGAGTCGGTGGTCTTCGCGCTGATCGGGCTCCAGCTGCCGGTGGTCCTGAAGGGGCTCGCGCAGTACGAGGGCGGGGCCGCGGCCTGGTACGCCGTCTTCGTGTTCCTGGCGGTGGTCGTCGCGCGGTTCGCCTGGGTCTTCCCGGCGACCTTCCTGCCGCGGGTGCTGTCGACACGGATCCGCGGGCGGGAACCGGATACGAACTGGAAGGCGCCGGTGGTCGTCGGCTGGGCCGGGATGCGGGGCGTGGTGTCGCTGGCCATCGCGTTCTCCGTGCCGATCTCGGTGCCGCACCGGAACCTGATCCTCTTCCTGACCTTCACGACGGTGATCGGCACCCTCGTGGTGCAGGGGCTGACCCTGCCGCCGCTGATCCGGCTGCTGCGGCTGCCGCCGCGGGACGCGCACGCCGAGACCCTGGCCGAGGCGCAGGCCCAGAGCGAGGCCTCGCGGGCGGCGGAGGAACGCCTGACGGAACTGCTGGCCTCGCCGTCGAACGCGCTGCCGCCGCCGCTTGCGGAACGCTTGCGGACGGTGCTGGAGCGGCGGCGCAACGCGGTGTGGGAGCGGCTGGGCGAGGTCAACGCGGTGACGGGGGAGTCGGCGGACGACGTCTACCGCCGCCTGGCGCGGGAGATGATCGAGGCCGAGCGGGAGGTCTTCGTGACCTTGCGCGACCGGCGTCGCATCGACGACGAAATGCTCCGCGCGTTGCTGCGCCGCCTGGACCTGGAGGAAGCGGCGGCCTACCGCGAGGAATAGCCCCCGGGCCGCGGGTCCTCAATCGCCGGACGGGCTGGGATGGCTGCGCTGAGCCGGCGGCTCCGGCGGGCGGGGTGTCCGGTGCGGGCCCGGTGTGCCTCCGGCGGGTCCTCAATCGCCGGACGGGCCGAGTTGGCCCGCCTGGGTCGGTGGTCGTGGCCGGGCCGGGTGGCTCCGGCCGGGGGAGCGAATTCAGCCCGTCCGGCGTTTGAGGACCCGCCGGAGGCGGTGACGGGCCGGGGCCGGGCCCTTCGGCTTCGCCGACGGTCCCTGCCGGGACGCGGTATCGGGCCGGGGCGGGTGCGGGGATGGCTCCGGCGGGGGAGTGAATTCAGCCCGTCCGGCGTTTGAGGACCCGCCGGAGGCGGCTACGGGCCGGGGCCGGGCCCTTCGGCTTCGCCGACCGGGCGGCGGGCCGGGCGCCGGGCCCGGGGGTTTTGGGTGCGGCCCCGGTGGGGTCACGGGTGGCCCGTGATGACGGCGGCGAGCCGGGTGCCCGGGGCGAAGGCTCCGCGGGACGCCAGCTCGGCCAGGGCCCACAGCAGCTTCGCCACGTACACCCGCTCGACCGGCACCCCGTGCCGCTCCTCGAAGTCGGCCGCGAAGGCCTCCAGCCCGGCCGGAACCTTGGCGTAGCCCCCGTGGTGGAAGTCCTCGGCCAGACTCCACGCGCCCCGCGGGCCCCCGTACGCCGCCACCTGGAGGGAACGTATCTCCGCCCCCAGGAACCCGCCCCGCAGCACCGGCACCCCCAGCGCCCGCTGCCCGGGGCCGAGCCCGGCCGCCAGACCCGCCAGGGTCCCGCCCGTCCCGCACGCCACGGCCGCCACATCGGCCGGCCCCCGCAGCTCGCGGCCCAGTTCCGCGCAGCCCGCCAGCGCGAGCGCGTTGCTGCCGCCCTCGGGGACGACGTACGCCCCCACCGCACCGGCCCCGGCCAGCAGCCCGGCCAGTACCTCCGGCTCCGCCTTGCGCCGGTACGCCGAGCGGGTCACGAAGCGCAGCCGCATGCCGTCCGCCACGCACCGGGCCAGCGAGGGGTTCAGCGGCCGGTCGGCCAGTTCGTCGCCGCGCACGATCCCGACCGTGGCCATCCCGACGAGCCGCCCGGCGGCCGCGGTGGCCCGCAGGTGGTTCGAGTAGGCCCCGCCGAAGGTCACGAGGGACCCGTACCCCCCGGCCCGCGCGGCCCGCAGGTTCGGCGCGAGCTTGCGCCACTTGTTGCCGGGCAGCTCGGGATGGACCAGGTCGTCCCGCTTGAGCAGCAGCCGCACCCCGTACCGCTCGAACCGCTCGTCGCACACCTCGGCCAACGGCGAGGGCGCCCGCTCGCGCAACGGGTCATCGGGGTGGTCATCGGGGTCGCCTGGACGGTTCACCCAGCCATTGTCCGCCGCCCCACCCGGGGGCGCGGGCCGGGTGCGGCCGCGCCCCCGGGGGTGTCACTTCAGGCGTTCCGCCACGCGGTCCCGCATCGAGTTCATCGTGAAGCCCTTCGGGTCGATCTTGCCCGGCTGCCATTCCAGGTGGCCGATCACCGAGCGGGCGGTCCAGCCGTGGGACCGGCAGACGGCCGCCGCCGCGCGGGCGATGGCGTCGAGCTGGGCCTCGGGCCAGGGGTCGTCGCCGTCGCCGAGGTTCTCGCACTCGAAGCCGTAGAAGTGCGAGTTGCCGTCGGTGTCCGCCTGGTTGTCCGGCGGCAGGGCCTTCTCGGCGACCACCGCGGCCAGTACGTCCCCGTCGCCGGCGCCCGCGTGGTTGGCGCGGCCGTAGCCGACGAGGTGGACCGTGCCGTCCTTGGTGATGACCCCGTGGCACAGCGGGCCGGGGAGTTCGCTGTAGCCGTCGCGGCAGATCTCGACGGTGTATTGCGCGCCGCGCGTGACCGTGTGGTGGATCATCACGCCGTTGACGGGTCCCCAGGGGCCCTTGTGGTTGCGGTTGTGGGTGCGCCAGGAGCCGACTTCGACGACGGTCAGCCCCTCGTCCCGTAGTGCTCCGATGAACCGGTCCGCGGACATGGGTGCGGCCATGACCGCCTCCTTTGCGGTGCGCGACGGTCACCTTGCGTGTCCGCCTCGTTACGCAACGGGTGTAGCGGAGAGGATCCGGCCGAGGCCAGGGCGTTCGTACGGCGTACGAGCGGTGTGCGAGCGGATCCGGACACCGACCCCCTCCGCCCCGCACGCCCCACCCGGCACGGGTGTCACGCCGTGGCCAGCCACAGGTCGGGCCCGAAGACCTCGTAGTGGATGTCGGCGGGCGCCACGCCCTTGGCGAGCAGCTGCTCGCGCACCGCCCGCATGAAGGGCAGCGGACCGCACAGGTATGCCCGGGTGCCGGGCGCGAGGGGTACGTCCGTCAGGTCCACCCGGCCGGCGCGGTCACCGGCCTCGGGCGCCTCCTCGTACCAGAACAGGGCCTCGGGGCCGCCCAGTTTGCCCGCGAGCGCCCGGTGGTCGGTGCGCAGGGCGTGGTCGGCGGGGGAGCGGTCGGCGTGGACGACGGTGACGGGGGCCGGGTGGCCGGTGTCGGCGAGGTGTTCCAGCATCGACAGCATCGGGGTGCAGCCGATCCCGGCCGAGGCGAGCAGCAGCGGCGCCCCGGAGTCCTGGAGGACCAGGTCGCCGTAGGGGGCGGAGACGCGCAGCCGGTCCCCGGGGTGGACGTGGGCGTGCAGGTGGCCGGAGACCTCGCCGTCGGGGCCCGCGGCCGCCGCGCCGTGCACCCGCTTGACGGTGATCGCGCGGACGGGCGAGCCGGGGGCGCTGGAGAGGCTGTACTGGCGGATCTGGCGCGCGCCGTCGGCGAGGCTGACCTGGACGGAGACGTACTGGCCGGGCTTGAAGTCCGGGGCCGGCGCCCCGTCGGCGGGGGCGAGCCGGAAGGTGGCGCAGTCCGCGGTCTCCTCGGTCCGGCCGGTCACGGTCCACTCGCGCCAGACGTCACCGGCGGCGACCCGCTGCCCGGCGTACAGCCGCTCCTCGATGGCGATGAGGGCGTTGGCCATCAGCCAGTAGACCTCGTCCCAGGCCTCGGCCACCTCGGGGGTGACGGCCTCGCCGAGGATCTCCGCGATGGCCGCGAAGAGGTGCCGGTGGACGACGGGGTACTGCTCGCGGGTGACGCCGAGCGAGGCGTGCTTGTGGGCGATGCGGTGCAGCATCACGTCCGGGCGGACGTCCGGGTGGGCGACGAGGTGGGTCGCGAAGGCGGCGATGGAACCGGCGAGCGCCTGCTTCTGGAGGCCGGCGGCCTGGTTGCCGCGGTTGAACAGGTCGCGCAGCAGCTCCGGATGGGCTGCGAACAGCTTCGCGTAGAAGAGTTCCGTGATGTCACCGATGGCCGCTCCGACGGCGGGCAGGGTGGCGCGGACGGTCGCGGTCGACTTCTCGGAAAGCACCTGTGTACCTCGTGTGGGTGTATGGGGGCGTCTGTGGGTGTAGCTGGATCGAGTTAACTTGCATATGAGA
This is a stretch of genomic DNA from Streptomyces sp. NBC_00536. It encodes these proteins:
- a CDS encoding anti-sigma regulatory factor — protein: MSQIAGEPGTQDFVEVRLPAAGAYLSVLRTATAGLAARLDFTLDEIEDLRIAVDEACAILLQQAVPGSVLSCVFRLVEGSLEVTVSAPTTDGRAPERDTFAWTVLSALAGKVEATVEEDRTVSISLYKQRGAGPGPA
- a CDS encoding 1-aminocyclopropane-1-carboxylate deaminase/D-cysteine desulfhydrase; the protein is MNRPGDPDDHPDDPLRERAPSPLAEVCDERFERYGVRLLLKRDDLVHPELPGNKWRKLAPNLRAARAGGYGSLVTFGGAYSNHLRATAAAGRLVGMATVGIVRGDELADRPLNPSLARCVADGMRLRFVTRSAYRRKAEPEVLAGLLAGAGAVGAYVVPEGGSNALALAGCAELGRELRGPADVAAVACGTGGTLAGLAAGLGPGQRALGVPVLRGGFLGAEIRSLQVAAYGGPRGAWSLAEDFHHGGYAKVPAGLEAFAADFEERHGVPVERVYVAKLLWALAELASRGAFAPGTRLAAVITGHP
- a CDS encoding globin domain-containing protein, with the protein product MLSEKSTATVRATLPAVGAAIGDITELFYAKLFAAHPELLRDLFNRGNQAAGLQKQALAGSIAAFATHLVAHPDVRPDVMLHRIAHKHASLGVTREQYPVVHRHLFAAIAEILGEAVTPEVAEAWDEVYWLMANALIAIEERLYAGQRVAAGDVWREWTVTGRTEETADCATFRLAPADGAPAPDFKPGQYVSVQVSLADGARQIRQYSLSSAPGSPVRAITVKRVHGAAAAGPDGEVSGHLHAHVHPGDRLRVSAPYGDLVLQDSGAPLLLASAGIGCTPMLSMLEHLADTGHPAPVTVVHADRSPADHALRTDHRALAGKLGGPEALFWYEEAPEAGDRAGRVDLTDVPLAPGTRAYLCGPLPFMRAVREQLLAKGVAPADIHYEVFGPDLWLATA
- a CDS encoding RNA polymerase sigma factor SigF, whose product is MSGGETPVRGGERPRVRHEVDGGIPEQQNARPHPAEADAEDGFSDSAERRAGPMSETQQDEPQHDGPRDEGPRHDGPRDDGPREAAVDEAADQATTDHAAADDAAAAADVPAEILAADIATDDIVTEPEEVREVRDTRDPRDRSAARALFVQLRTLPEGSPERAELRNRLVRMHLPLVEHLARRFRNRGEPLDDLTQVATIGLIKSVDRFDPDRGVEFSTYATPTVVGEIKRHFRDKGWAVRVPRRLQELRLALTTATAELSQQHQRSPTVHELAERLGISEEDVLEGLESANAYSTLSLDVPDTDDESPAVADTLGSEDEALEGVEYRESLKPLLEGLPPREKRILLLRFFGNMTQSQIAQEVGISQMHVSRLLARTLAQLREKLLVEE
- a CDS encoding UBP-type zinc finger domain-containing protein gives rise to the protein MSECKHVAELPRPEPVPHALTCPECEVLGSHPVQLRLCLECGNVGCCDSSPHRHATAHHQKTGHPVMRSFEPGETWRWCFVDGSIV
- a CDS encoding N-acetylmuramoyl-L-alanine amidase, yielding MAAPMSADRFIGALRDEGLTVVEVGSWRTHNRNHKGPWGPVNGVMIHHTVTRGAQYTVEICRDGYSELPGPLCHGVITKDGTVHLVGYGRANHAGAGDGDVLAAVVAEKALPPDNQADTDGNSHFYGFECENLGDGDDPWPEAQLDAIARAAAAVCRSHGWTARSVIGHLEWQPGKIDPKGFTMNSMRDRVAERLK
- a CDS encoding Na+/H+ antiporter; amino-acid sequence: MEVLPLVALVAGSAAVAGLARRTPIPAPLLLVAAGLIAAYVPGVPSYALDPHIVLPLLLPPLLHTAAVDSSYLDLRANLRPVALLSVGYVLFATVAVGYAAYLVVPDLSLPVALVLGAVIAPPDAVAATAIARRLGLPNRMTTILQGESLVNDATAITAYKVALAAVVGVGAGWSEGITEFLLASVGGVGVGLVLMVPIHHLRTRLREPLLQNTLSLLIPFVAYAAAERVHASGVLAVVVVGLYLGHRNWQVDFATRLQEEAVWKVVAFVLESVVFALIGLQLPVVLKGLAQYEGGAAAWYAVFVFLAVVVARFAWVFPATFLPRVLSTRIRGREPDTNWKAPVVVGWAGMRGVVSLAIAFSVPISVPHRNLILFLTFTTVIGTLVVQGLTLPPLIRLLRLPPRDAHAETLAEAQAQSEASRAAEERLTELLASPSNALPPPLAERLRTVLERRRNAVWERLGEVNAVTGESADDVYRRLAREMIEAEREVFVTLRDRRRIDDEMLRALLRRLDLEEAAAYREE